The sequence CCTCCTATTTTGGTAATAAAAAAACAAGACTATTCATATTTAGCCTTGTTTTAATACTACTTTTTCCTCAATTCTTCTTTTATTTCTAACTTAATTTTTTCTCTGTCTATTTTTTCCATTATTGATTTTTCCAACTCTTCTTTATCATCTTCCGCTAACTCATAATTCAACACTTTATCATCTTTCGACATATAAAACGTAAAACTGGCAAACACCACTAAAATCATCATAGTGTACAAATAACTTCTTTTTATTTTAGCTTTTGATGCTGGAAACCATTTACAAAACTTACTATCTGATTCACATTTTACTCGAAATCTATTTTCTCCGTAAACTATTACTCCTACTACTTCTAAAATTAGAAATATTACGGTTAACAATACTCCATTTAGTGTTACTATGAAAAAGATTAATCTGTACCCATTATATTTCTCCAAAAATCCACCTATAAACATAAAATTTATCTGTACAAAAGCAAAAATTGCAAAAAAAAGACCCATCATTTCTAAAATTTCTGATTTATTTGCCTTTACTTCATCTTTCAACTTCAAATTCTCATGCCTATTTATCTGATACAAATAACTAAATTTATATGCTCTCACTTCATGTAGTTTTCTATCTAAATCTTTTAGTATACTTTGAGTTATCTCTTGGCTTTCTCTATCATTATCTTCAGTTTGAAGCTGGAAACCAACATCATAAGACCCTATTATCCTATAATAATCAGCTATCAAAGCATTACACTTTTCAATAAATTCTT comes from Sebaldella sp. S0638 and encodes:
- a CDS encoding MFS transporter, encoding MSNTDHESYQNNFNELVSEFNRRYNEVDNLNEKYKDSEPRLIKMEEFIEKCNALIADYYRIIGSYDVGFQLQTEDNDRESQEITQSILKDLDRKLHEVRAYKFSYLYQINRHENLKLKDEVKANKSEILEMMGLFFAIFAFVQINFMFIGGFLEKYNGYRLIFFIVTLNGVLLTVIFLILEVVGVIVYGENRFRVKCESDSKFCKWFPASKAKIKRSYLYTMMILVVFASFTFYMSKDDKVLNYELAEDDKEELEKSIMEKIDREKIKLEIKEELRKK